Proteins from one Pagrus major chromosome 1, Pma_NU_1.0 genomic window:
- the palb2 gene encoding uncharacterized protein palb2 isoform X2, whose protein sequence is MENKVRDVLHCEEQLRTTLHCDDKEKLRRKLELLQREYLRTAERLQRAERSEAVRRHVRSRISQQNHQDQRDPELTPKPSQIPPSLTLDTQNEITSNVPQYQGPTGDYEMSRRSPVIRFLLPSDAALPRTPDPSHGEAKSHRPSPALRLRSQRSRLRWEKRTAEGGRSTDNSEEGPEHCERTETARAEGSEERVETEGREVVNESEELFSGPDSESPSLLLTHWNTCGRTETGNMEGKEKQGGQEKETELRHEGKKESEMSTCGSPTIHTEGRGQDGSQHKGKEIEGGDKGETSRGDRNGQFCEDSSYKHTEQNAAEGIESEKSHDKSVEVKEEKGEVVGGEHDVKGVGLLDSCTLVEGLLFPAEYYVRTTRRMTSSQSQPDMQAVILSQLSMGRPRRSRGRGRGRGLNRNTHNYERSVEHSQTDFSLLTTASPSVRPRMESQVADTPAELNSPSSSEISDRISACQIDTDACFSPTVTTARPGRGRKKRRGRGRGRPQTPRCTPQPDLGRTSDDPLPTSSQVSSSLSLEGADGPKTCLTPGEAVPVPDDFQPATIQSAATQHSSGGNGAQCSAASGHQVYPIFLKSSGRTNSSSQTSRCTESCRSLLLPSSPPAQTSLLPLPSPSPGLMINNLMNFDIPQDFHLPDDQFASLKLHKLRQVAVESGFEHFTSPSYNTRRSIRHSETETLSGDPVMPLPLQLGLTPTILHSPNPTEAKQTAAQSIDLQNLSREHKLTGKLTSQTLTGVECQTDTVSTESVSVVQDCVANCVDQYKENDTVKDDVISQSDELKIKESSVTSSEKQPDRPGLVLPLEDQGSTNHQKEDKAIVKTLSFEEPFNTCTSVQTCNDSEAPGGSPVQHLNAKCPDEELKESSKPTTSPPRVNQNEDKCPPLHSVHSQLLLSPPLASAPFITPHLRSSALLSSPTLPSLGLTPHPTALLLTSSPSAPALTLPPPHSPSIQALSPPALSPCTSFTSLSPSPPPSYPDGQIQACPEQTQRVEVVEPATSVQSQGSGGQVGLRIEETAEEHMMRCTHTLKAPAGGCLVDACCLLGSSGGLCVAAAGKWAVCLWSQTSASKWSLIHTWAFNEPVINVFPVPDAAGLICVTLGQLEIREVRMLSCSLLLQVLLCDGLVQAVAGVSRSRVVTSSHSASGSTLQVLTLSDSGSTQSCQPLMSPGVCVGALAPVDGLSDALIGTDEGGSLFVWNLKTGQLLRRIILGDGLSHTACLRGYSSCGVLFVLLQHQLFSPEEEEEEEESKKTALLSLIAVNPLSGKSVLATHLYPPKAWSGRLCEADVNRGSVVGLSQSGCVCVWELRHRGASRMVWAPESEGWQLARCGEGGTLLTGHHNGDVTLHYDSTS, encoded by the exons ATGGAGAACAAAGTGAGAGATGTCCTACActgtgaggagcagctgaggactACACTTCACTGTGATGACAAGGAGAAG CTTCGTAGGAAGTTGGAGCTGTTACAAAGGGAGTACCtgaggacagcagagagactTCAG CGTGCCGAGCGTTCAGAGGCGGTGAGGAGACATGTGAGGAGCAGGATTTCCCAGCAGAACCATCAGGACCAGAGAGACCCAGAGCTCACACCCAAACCCAGTCAGATCCCACCTTCGCTGACACTGGACACGCAGAACGAGATAACCTCAAATGTACCTCAGTACCAGGGACCCACTGGAG ATTATGAGATGTCCAGGAGGAGCCCGGTGATCAGGTTCCTGCTCCCCTCTGATGCTGCTCTTCCACGAACTCCAGATCCCAGCCATGGTGAAGCTAAAAGTCACAGACCCAGTCCTGCCCTGCGCCTGAGGTCACAGCGCAGCCGCCTACGCTGGGAGAAGCGGACTGCTGAGGGCGGCAGGAGCACAGACAACAGTGAGGAAGGACCGGAGCATTGTGAAAGGACCGAGACTGCCAGAGCAGAAGGAAGCGAAGAGAGAGTCGAAACAGAGGGAAGAGAGGTTGTGAATGAAAGTGAAGAGCTGTTTTCCGGTCCAGATTCTGAGTCTCCCTCCCTGCTGCTTACACACTGGAACACTTGTGGACGAACTGAAACAGGAAATatggagggaaaagagaaacaagGAGGACAAGAAAAAGAGACTGAATTGAGACATGAAGGGAAAAAAGAATCAGAGATGTCCACATGTGGAAGCCCTACAATACACACTGAAGGAAGGGGACAGGATGGCTCACAGCATAAAGGAAAGGAGATTGAGGGAGGAGATAAAGGTGAAACtagcagaggagacaggaatGGACAGTTTTGTGAAGACAGCAGTTATAAACATACTGAACAAAATGCAGCAGAGGGGatagaaagtgaaaaaagtcaTGATAAATCAGTtgaagtaaaagaagaaaaaggtgaGGTGGTTGGAGGAGAGCATGATGTAAAGGGAGTGGGTCTCCTGGACTCCTGTACTTTAGTGGAAGGGCTCCTTTTTCCAGCAGAGTACTACGTGCGAACCACAAGACgtatgacatcatcacagagcCAGCCTGACATGCAGGCCGTCATACTCTCCCAGCTGAGCATGGGACGACCTCGCAGGAGCCGGGGTCGCGGCCGCGGCAGAGGATTGAACAGGAACACGCACAACTATGAGCGTTCAGTTGAACACTCTCAGACAGATTTCTCCCTACTGACGACCGCATCTCCGTCTGTACGACCTCGTATGGAGTCACAGGTTGCTGACACACCTGCTGAGCTGAACAGTCCGAGCTCCAGTGAGATTTCAGATCGAATCTCAGCTTGTCAGATCGACACAGATGCTTGTTTTTCTCCTACAGTCACCACTGCTCGTCCAGGAAGAggcaggaagaagagaaggggTAGGGGCAGAGGGAGACCTCAGACCCCTCGATGCACCCCTCAGCCAGACCTTGGACGAACCTCAGATGATCCCCTGCCGACCAGCTCCCAAGTCTCTTCCTCCCTGTCGCTTGAAGGAGCTGATGGACCAAAGACCTGCCTCACTCCAGGAGAAGCTGTTCCAGTGCCAGACGACTTCCAGCCTGCAACCATTCAGAGCGCAGCTACACAGCATTCTTCTGGAGGCAATGGGGCTCAGTGTAGCGCTGCCTCTGGACATCAGGTCTATCCCATCTTTCTGAAGAGCAGTGGCAGGACAAACAGCTCCTCACAGACGAGCAGAT GCACAGAAAGCTGCCGATCTCTCCTCCTGCCCTCCTCTCCACCTGCACAAACGTCTCTGCTTCCTCTACCCTCTCCTTCACCCGGCCTGATGATTAACAACCTGATGAACTTTGACATCCCACAAGACTTCCATCTCCCTGATGACCAGTTTGCCTCCCTAAAGCTGCACAAGCTTCGCCAAGTCGCTGTGGAGTCAGGATTTGAACATTTTACATCGCCATCTTACAACACACGCAGGAGCATCCGGCACTCTGAGACTGAGACTCTCAGCGGTGACCCAGTGATGCCTCTTCCACTCCAGCTCGGCCTCACACCCACAATCCTTCATTCACCCAATCCCActgaagcaaaacaaactgCTGCACAATCCATAGACCTCCAAAACCTGTCAAGAGAACACAAGCTTACAGGTAAATTGACGAGCCAGACCTTAACTGGAGTGGAGTGTCAGACTGACACCGTCTCAACAGAATCTGTGTCGGTTGTTCAAGATTGTGTGGCTAACTGTGTCGATCAGTATAAAGAAAATGATACTGTGaaggatgatgtcatcagtcagtcagatgaactcaaaataaaagagtCTTCTGTCacttcatcagaaaaacaaccagatCGTCCTGGTTTAGTCCTTCCTTTGGAGGATCAGGGGTCTACAAACCACCAAAAAGAAGACAAAGCTATCGTCAAGACTCTTTCCTTTGAGGAGCCTTTTAACACCTGCACCTCTGTACAGACATGTAATGACAGTGAAGCTCCAGGAGGGTCTCCTGTGCAGCATCTGAATGCAAAATGTCCTGATGAAGAGTTAAAAGAATCCTCTAAACCCACCACAAGTCCTCCCAGAGTAAATCAAAATGAGGACAAGTGTCCACCGCTCCACAGTGTCCACTCCCAGCTCCTGTTGAGCCCTCCTCTGGCATCAGCACCCTTCATAACCCCACACCTGCGCTCCTCTGCCCTCCTCTCCAGCCCCACACTACCGTCACTTGGACTCACCCCCCACCCTACTGCCCTTCTGCTGAcatcctctccctctgcccCAGCTCTCACCCTGCCTCCTCCTCATAGCCCATCCATCCAggccctctctcctccagctctctctccctgtaCATCCTTTACTTCCCTCTCTCCCAGCCCACCCCCCTCTTACCCTGACGGTCAGATTCAGGCTTGCCCTGAGCAGACCCAGAGGGTTGAAGTGGTTGAACCTGCTACCAGCGTCCAGTCACAGGGCTCAGGTGGTCAGGTGGGCCTGAGGATAGAGGAGACAGCGGAGGAACACATGatgagatgcacacacacattaaag gcccCAGCAGGAGGCTGTCTGGTGGATGCGTGCTGTCTGCTCGGATCCTCAGGTGGTTTGTGTGTAGCAGCAGCTGGAAAATGGGCAGTGTGTCTCTGGAGTCAGACTTCGGCTTCTAAATGGAGCTTAATACACACCTGGGCCTTCAatgag CCAGTGATCAATGTCTTTCCTGTCCCGGATGCTGCTGGGCTGATTTGTGTGACTTTGGGTCAGTTAGAAATCAGAGAAGTGAG GATGCTGTCGTGCTCCCTCCTCTTGCAGGTGCTGCTCTGTGATGGACTTGTCCAGGCTGTTGCTGGTGTGTCCAGGTCCAGAGTGGTTACCTCCTCACACTCAGCATCTGGTTCCACCCTGCAGGTGTTGACGCTGTCAGACAGTGGAAG cACACAGAGCTGTCAGCCTCTCATGTCTCCTGGTGTTTGTGTCGGGGCCCTCGCTCCAGTGGACGGACTCTCAGATGCTCTGATCGGCACAGATGAGGGTGGATCCCTCTTTGTCTG GAATTTAAAGACTGGACAGCTGCTGCGGAGAATCATCCTCGGAGATGGTTTATCACACACAGCCTGTCTCAGAGGATACTCCTCCTGT
- the palb2 gene encoding uncharacterized protein palb2 isoform X1, with product MENKVRDVLHCEEQLRTTLHCDDKEKLRRKLELLQREYLRTAERLQRAERSEAVRRHVRSRISQQNHQDQRDPELTPKPSQIPPSLTLDTQNEITSNVPQYQGPTGADYEMSRRSPVIRFLLPSDAALPRTPDPSHGEAKSHRPSPALRLRSQRSRLRWEKRTAEGGRSTDNSEEGPEHCERTETARAEGSEERVETEGREVVNESEELFSGPDSESPSLLLTHWNTCGRTETGNMEGKEKQGGQEKETELRHEGKKESEMSTCGSPTIHTEGRGQDGSQHKGKEIEGGDKGETSRGDRNGQFCEDSSYKHTEQNAAEGIESEKSHDKSVEVKEEKGEVVGGEHDVKGVGLLDSCTLVEGLLFPAEYYVRTTRRMTSSQSQPDMQAVILSQLSMGRPRRSRGRGRGRGLNRNTHNYERSVEHSQTDFSLLTTASPSVRPRMESQVADTPAELNSPSSSEISDRISACQIDTDACFSPTVTTARPGRGRKKRRGRGRGRPQTPRCTPQPDLGRTSDDPLPTSSQVSSSLSLEGADGPKTCLTPGEAVPVPDDFQPATIQSAATQHSSGGNGAQCSAASGHQVYPIFLKSSGRTNSSSQTSRCTESCRSLLLPSSPPAQTSLLPLPSPSPGLMINNLMNFDIPQDFHLPDDQFASLKLHKLRQVAVESGFEHFTSPSYNTRRSIRHSETETLSGDPVMPLPLQLGLTPTILHSPNPTEAKQTAAQSIDLQNLSREHKLTGKLTSQTLTGVECQTDTVSTESVSVVQDCVANCVDQYKENDTVKDDVISQSDELKIKESSVTSSEKQPDRPGLVLPLEDQGSTNHQKEDKAIVKTLSFEEPFNTCTSVQTCNDSEAPGGSPVQHLNAKCPDEELKESSKPTTSPPRVNQNEDKCPPLHSVHSQLLLSPPLASAPFITPHLRSSALLSSPTLPSLGLTPHPTALLLTSSPSAPALTLPPPHSPSIQALSPPALSPCTSFTSLSPSPPPSYPDGQIQACPEQTQRVEVVEPATSVQSQGSGGQVGLRIEETAEEHMMRCTHTLKAPAGGCLVDACCLLGSSGGLCVAAAGKWAVCLWSQTSASKWSLIHTWAFNEPVINVFPVPDAAGLICVTLGQLEIREVRMLSCSLLLQVLLCDGLVQAVAGVSRSRVVTSSHSASGSTLQVLTLSDSGSTQSCQPLMSPGVCVGALAPVDGLSDALIGTDEGGSLFVWNLKTGQLLRRIILGDGLSHTACLRGYSSCGVLFVLLQHQLFSPEEEEEEEESKKTALLSLIAVNPLSGKSVLATHLYPPKAWSGRLCEADVNRGSVVGLSQSGCVCVWELRHRGASRMVWAPESEGWQLARCGEGGTLLTGHHNGDVTLHYDSTS from the exons ATGGAGAACAAAGTGAGAGATGTCCTACActgtgaggagcagctgaggactACACTTCACTGTGATGACAAGGAGAAG CTTCGTAGGAAGTTGGAGCTGTTACAAAGGGAGTACCtgaggacagcagagagactTCAG CGTGCCGAGCGTTCAGAGGCGGTGAGGAGACATGTGAGGAGCAGGATTTCCCAGCAGAACCATCAGGACCAGAGAGACCCAGAGCTCACACCCAAACCCAGTCAGATCCCACCTTCGCTGACACTGGACACGCAGAACGAGATAACCTCAAATGTACCTCAGTACCAGGGACCCACTGGAG CAGATTATGAGATGTCCAGGAGGAGCCCGGTGATCAGGTTCCTGCTCCCCTCTGATGCTGCTCTTCCACGAACTCCAGATCCCAGCCATGGTGAAGCTAAAAGTCACAGACCCAGTCCTGCCCTGCGCCTGAGGTCACAGCGCAGCCGCCTACGCTGGGAGAAGCGGACTGCTGAGGGCGGCAGGAGCACAGACAACAGTGAGGAAGGACCGGAGCATTGTGAAAGGACCGAGACTGCCAGAGCAGAAGGAAGCGAAGAGAGAGTCGAAACAGAGGGAAGAGAGGTTGTGAATGAAAGTGAAGAGCTGTTTTCCGGTCCAGATTCTGAGTCTCCCTCCCTGCTGCTTACACACTGGAACACTTGTGGACGAACTGAAACAGGAAATatggagggaaaagagaaacaagGAGGACAAGAAAAAGAGACTGAATTGAGACATGAAGGGAAAAAAGAATCAGAGATGTCCACATGTGGAAGCCCTACAATACACACTGAAGGAAGGGGACAGGATGGCTCACAGCATAAAGGAAAGGAGATTGAGGGAGGAGATAAAGGTGAAACtagcagaggagacaggaatGGACAGTTTTGTGAAGACAGCAGTTATAAACATACTGAACAAAATGCAGCAGAGGGGatagaaagtgaaaaaagtcaTGATAAATCAGTtgaagtaaaagaagaaaaaggtgaGGTGGTTGGAGGAGAGCATGATGTAAAGGGAGTGGGTCTCCTGGACTCCTGTACTTTAGTGGAAGGGCTCCTTTTTCCAGCAGAGTACTACGTGCGAACCACAAGACgtatgacatcatcacagagcCAGCCTGACATGCAGGCCGTCATACTCTCCCAGCTGAGCATGGGACGACCTCGCAGGAGCCGGGGTCGCGGCCGCGGCAGAGGATTGAACAGGAACACGCACAACTATGAGCGTTCAGTTGAACACTCTCAGACAGATTTCTCCCTACTGACGACCGCATCTCCGTCTGTACGACCTCGTATGGAGTCACAGGTTGCTGACACACCTGCTGAGCTGAACAGTCCGAGCTCCAGTGAGATTTCAGATCGAATCTCAGCTTGTCAGATCGACACAGATGCTTGTTTTTCTCCTACAGTCACCACTGCTCGTCCAGGAAGAggcaggaagaagagaaggggTAGGGGCAGAGGGAGACCTCAGACCCCTCGATGCACCCCTCAGCCAGACCTTGGACGAACCTCAGATGATCCCCTGCCGACCAGCTCCCAAGTCTCTTCCTCCCTGTCGCTTGAAGGAGCTGATGGACCAAAGACCTGCCTCACTCCAGGAGAAGCTGTTCCAGTGCCAGACGACTTCCAGCCTGCAACCATTCAGAGCGCAGCTACACAGCATTCTTCTGGAGGCAATGGGGCTCAGTGTAGCGCTGCCTCTGGACATCAGGTCTATCCCATCTTTCTGAAGAGCAGTGGCAGGACAAACAGCTCCTCACAGACGAGCAGAT GCACAGAAAGCTGCCGATCTCTCCTCCTGCCCTCCTCTCCACCTGCACAAACGTCTCTGCTTCCTCTACCCTCTCCTTCACCCGGCCTGATGATTAACAACCTGATGAACTTTGACATCCCACAAGACTTCCATCTCCCTGATGACCAGTTTGCCTCCCTAAAGCTGCACAAGCTTCGCCAAGTCGCTGTGGAGTCAGGATTTGAACATTTTACATCGCCATCTTACAACACACGCAGGAGCATCCGGCACTCTGAGACTGAGACTCTCAGCGGTGACCCAGTGATGCCTCTTCCACTCCAGCTCGGCCTCACACCCACAATCCTTCATTCACCCAATCCCActgaagcaaaacaaactgCTGCACAATCCATAGACCTCCAAAACCTGTCAAGAGAACACAAGCTTACAGGTAAATTGACGAGCCAGACCTTAACTGGAGTGGAGTGTCAGACTGACACCGTCTCAACAGAATCTGTGTCGGTTGTTCAAGATTGTGTGGCTAACTGTGTCGATCAGTATAAAGAAAATGATACTGTGaaggatgatgtcatcagtcagtcagatgaactcaaaataaaagagtCTTCTGTCacttcatcagaaaaacaaccagatCGTCCTGGTTTAGTCCTTCCTTTGGAGGATCAGGGGTCTACAAACCACCAAAAAGAAGACAAAGCTATCGTCAAGACTCTTTCCTTTGAGGAGCCTTTTAACACCTGCACCTCTGTACAGACATGTAATGACAGTGAAGCTCCAGGAGGGTCTCCTGTGCAGCATCTGAATGCAAAATGTCCTGATGAAGAGTTAAAAGAATCCTCTAAACCCACCACAAGTCCTCCCAGAGTAAATCAAAATGAGGACAAGTGTCCACCGCTCCACAGTGTCCACTCCCAGCTCCTGTTGAGCCCTCCTCTGGCATCAGCACCCTTCATAACCCCACACCTGCGCTCCTCTGCCCTCCTCTCCAGCCCCACACTACCGTCACTTGGACTCACCCCCCACCCTACTGCCCTTCTGCTGAcatcctctccctctgcccCAGCTCTCACCCTGCCTCCTCCTCATAGCCCATCCATCCAggccctctctcctccagctctctctccctgtaCATCCTTTACTTCCCTCTCTCCCAGCCCACCCCCCTCTTACCCTGACGGTCAGATTCAGGCTTGCCCTGAGCAGACCCAGAGGGTTGAAGTGGTTGAACCTGCTACCAGCGTCCAGTCACAGGGCTCAGGTGGTCAGGTGGGCCTGAGGATAGAGGAGACAGCGGAGGAACACATGatgagatgcacacacacattaaag gcccCAGCAGGAGGCTGTCTGGTGGATGCGTGCTGTCTGCTCGGATCCTCAGGTGGTTTGTGTGTAGCAGCAGCTGGAAAATGGGCAGTGTGTCTCTGGAGTCAGACTTCGGCTTCTAAATGGAGCTTAATACACACCTGGGCCTTCAatgag CCAGTGATCAATGTCTTTCCTGTCCCGGATGCTGCTGGGCTGATTTGTGTGACTTTGGGTCAGTTAGAAATCAGAGAAGTGAG GATGCTGTCGTGCTCCCTCCTCTTGCAGGTGCTGCTCTGTGATGGACTTGTCCAGGCTGTTGCTGGTGTGTCCAGGTCCAGAGTGGTTACCTCCTCACACTCAGCATCTGGTTCCACCCTGCAGGTGTTGACGCTGTCAGACAGTGGAAG cACACAGAGCTGTCAGCCTCTCATGTCTCCTGGTGTTTGTGTCGGGGCCCTCGCTCCAGTGGACGGACTCTCAGATGCTCTGATCGGCACAGATGAGGGTGGATCCCTCTTTGTCTG GAATTTAAAGACTGGACAGCTGCTGCGGAGAATCATCCTCGGAGATGGTTTATCACACACAGCCTGTCTCAGAGGATACTCCTCCTGT
- the LOC141003755 gene encoding retinol dehydrogenase 8-like, with translation MASPGQKVVLITGCSSGIGLRMAVMLANDEQKRYHVIATMRDLKRKDKLVEAAGDAYGKTLSLAVLDVCSDDSVKQCINGIKDRHVDVLINNAGIGLVGPLESIPIEEMKKVFETNFFGVIRMIKEVMPDMKKRKGGHIIVVSSVMGLQGVVFNDVYAASKFAMEGFCESLAVQLLKFNVTLSLIEPGPVHTEFEAKMIQDVKQKEYPGTDPDTVHYFKNVYLPSSVDIFETLGQTPDDIARCTKKVIEASSPRFRNLTNPLYTPIVALKYADETGGLSVHAFYHMLFNLGPLMHVSMTAMKYLTCGCLRSRTVSPN, from the exons ATGGCGAGTCCCGGACAGAAAGTGGTGCTGATCACCGGCTGCTCCTCTGGTATTGGTCTGAGGATGGCTGTGATGCTGGCCAACGATGAACAGAAGCGCTATCACG TCATAGCAACGATGCGTGATCTGAAACGTAAAGATAAGCTGGTGGAAGCGGCCGGGGATGCTTATGGGAAAACACTTTCTCTGGCTGTACTGGACGTCTGCAGCGATGACTCCGTTAAACAGTGCATTAACGGCATCAAAGATCGACACGTGGATGTCCTCA TCAATAATGCAGGTATTGGCCTTGTTGGTCCACTGGAGAGTATTCCCATCGAAGAGATGAAGAAAGTGTTTGAGACCAATTTCTTTGGGGTGATCCGCATGATCAAGGAGGTGATGCCTGAtatgaagaaaaggaaaggaggacACATCATCGTTGTCAGCAGTGTGATGGGGCTGCAAG GTGTGGTGTTTAATGATGTGTATGCAGCTTCCAAGTTTGCTATGGAGGGCTTCTGTGAGAGTTTGGCTGTGCAGCTGTTGAAGTTTAATGTCAC aTTGTCACTGATTGAGCCGGGCCCGGTGCACACAGAATTTGAGGCAAAGATGATTCAGGATGTGAAGCAGAAGGAGTATCCTGGAACTGATCCTGATACGGTGCATTACTTCAAAAATGTCTACCTTCCTTCTTCTGTTGACATCTTTGAGACGCTGGGACAAACGCCTGATGACATCGCCAGA TGTACCAAGAAAGTGATTGAAGCCAGTAGCCCGCGTTTCCGTAATCTGACCAACCCATTGTACACTCCCATCGTAGCACTGAAATACGCTGATGAAACTGGAGGCCTGTCTGTCCACGCCTTCTACCACATGCTCTTTAACCTCGGTCCTCTAATGCACGTCAGCATGACTGCCATGAAGTATCTCACCTGTGGATGTCTGAGGAGCAGGACAGTTTCACCAAACTAG